A window from Alistipes sp. ZOR0009 encodes these proteins:
- a CDS encoding efflux transporter outer membrane subunit: MKLNLKTLAAYSCLIILATGCSVSKKYTRTELNLPTEFRGNRGVAADTARLTWRSFFKDSVLISLIEQSLQRNNDISVAILTLQQSEQAYKQSRLGLLPSVDFTAGTSNTWNSHYSPAYLASGGGRTTDYSNSLGLSWEVDIWRKASLQKAGAFAAFFAQKENVLALKTRIIAQVALGYYNLIALDEQLMVAQKNVALCDSTLAILQLQYGSALTNSLAINQAKSQKIAAQMLVQSTLQNTAIQENAISILCGSYPDSIRRSARLTQIAATDCYSTGIPASLLSRRPDVKAAEYNVMYAHANAGLAKAAMYPSFSLTSSIGTNASVFNSWFNMPGSIGKSIGVSLTQPLFQRKALRSSLNIAVLEQEKANAQFKQAVLTAVAEVSDALAKIDFIKERTILAKGKSETLANATNDAMLLFKNGMANYLEVITVQSNALQSDLDLISLSSEKLTALVELYRALGGSE; the protein is encoded by the coding sequence ATGAAACTGAATTTAAAAACCCTTGCAGCCTACTCCTGCCTAATCATTCTAGCAACAGGATGTAGCGTAAGCAAAAAATATACCCGCACAGAGCTAAACCTGCCAACCGAATTTAGAGGTAATCGCGGAGTGGCAGCCGATACAGCTCGGCTAACCTGGCGCTCTTTCTTTAAAGACTCTGTTCTTATATCGCTAATAGAACAATCGCTGCAACGAAATAACGATATTTCGGTAGCGATTCTTACCCTGCAACAGTCCGAACAGGCCTATAAGCAAAGTCGATTAGGGCTACTCCCTTCTGTTGATTTTACAGCAGGCACATCCAACACATGGAATTCTCACTACTCCCCTGCCTACCTTGCCTCTGGCGGAGGACGTACAACCGACTACTCGAATTCTTTGGGGCTATCGTGGGAAGTTGATATATGGAGGAAGGCAAGCCTGCAAAAGGCTGGTGCATTTGCAGCCTTTTTTGCCCAAAAGGAAAACGTGCTGGCGCTTAAAACCCGAATAATCGCTCAGGTAGCGCTGGGGTACTATAACCTAATTGCGCTCGACGAGCAGCTTATGGTGGCCCAAAAAAACGTCGCGCTATGCGATAGCACCTTAGCCATACTACAGCTGCAATACGGCTCGGCATTAACCAACTCCTTGGCCATCAATCAGGCAAAATCGCAGAAAATTGCAGCCCAGATGCTCGTACAGTCAACCCTTCAAAATACGGCCATACAAGAAAATGCTATAAGCATATTGTGTGGCAGCTACCCCGACAGCATCAGAAGATCTGCACGGCTAACACAAATAGCAGCTACCGACTGCTATAGCACCGGCATACCGGCATCGCTACTAAGCCGACGACCTGATGTTAAAGCAGCCGAATACAATGTTATGTATGCCCACGCTAACGCGGGTCTGGCAAAAGCGGCAATGTACCCATCCTTCAGCCTTACCTCCTCAATTGGAACAAACGCTAGCGTATTTAACAGCTGGTTTAATATGCCTGGATCAATAGGTAAAAGTATCGGAGTTAGCCTTACCCAACCTCTATTTCAGCGCAAAGCGTTACGATCGTCGCTGAATATTGCCGTCCTTGAACAGGAAAAGGCAAATGCGCAGTTTAAGCAAGCTGTGCTAACAGCAGTTGCCGAAGTGTCGGATGCTCTAGCAAAAATTGACTTTATAAAAGAGCGAACAATCCTAGCCAAAGGCAAGAGTGAAACACTCGCCAACGCAACAAACGATGCCATGCTGCTATTTAAAAACGGAATGGCCAACTATTTGGAGGTTATTACCGTGCAAAGCAACGCGCTACAAAGCGATCTAGATTTGATAAGCTTAAGTAGTGAAAAGCTAACGGCCCTTGTCGAGCTATACCGGGCATTAGGAGGTAGCGAGTAA
- a CDS encoding efflux RND transporter periplasmic adaptor subunit yields MARFTFVVRSWRVRTFLIIAAIAASCGSASQNSGIEESVQADFVEVKPANAAVEHKYPGSVEGIEIVEIKPQVSGYLDHIFVNEGDYVKKGQPLFRVKGDALSEQVNSSKAALKAALAAQENAQLEVSKIKPLVTGKVVSEVQLKAAETSFDAAKAQVAQAKATLAASKINAAFCLVKAPVSGYIGQIPNRIGNLVSPTDATPLTTLSDINKVYVYFTLSEADFITYQRNIDTKATPLAELIMANGEPYTHKGILQSASGNIDPATGSIAMKAVFDNPNKVLRSGGSAKVILRQHYSAALTIPMAAVKDIQDKYFVFVLDKTNKVKMRPVQIGEKTGNRYILKSGLKAGDRIAVSSIDQLTESMTVAPRMVEDKF; encoded by the coding sequence ATGGCACGTTTTACTTTTGTTGTACGCAGCTGGAGAGTACGTACTTTTCTCATCATAGCAGCTATCGCAGCTTCCTGTGGCAGTGCCTCGCAGAATAGCGGCATAGAAGAGTCGGTGCAGGCCGATTTTGTAGAGGTTAAACCAGCTAATGCAGCAGTAGAACATAAGTATCCCGGATCAGTAGAAGGGATCGAAATTGTAGAGATCAAGCCCCAAGTTTCAGGCTACCTAGATCATATCTTCGTCAACGAAGGGGATTATGTAAAAAAGGGGCAGCCGCTATTTAGGGTTAAAGGGGATGCCCTTAGCGAGCAGGTTAATAGCAGTAAGGCAGCACTCAAAGCCGCACTAGCCGCACAGGAAAACGCACAGCTCGAGGTTAGCAAAATCAAACCTCTAGTTACAGGCAAGGTAGTTTCGGAGGTGCAGCTCAAAGCTGCCGAAACCAGCTTTGATGCAGCAAAGGCTCAAGTAGCACAGGCCAAAGCCACCTTAGCGGCATCGAAAATAAACGCTGCATTTTGTCTTGTTAAAGCGCCTGTAAGCGGATATATCGGCCAAATACCCAACCGCATTGGCAATTTAGTCTCCCCAACCGATGCAACTCCCCTTACCACCCTTTCCGATATTAACAAGGTGTACGTTTACTTCACCCTTAGCGAAGCCGACTTTATCACCTACCAAAGAAACATCGATACCAAGGCTACCCCTCTTGCCGAGCTGATAATGGCCAACGGAGAACCCTACACCCATAAAGGCATCCTACAATCGGCTAGCGGAAATATTGATCCAGCAACAGGAAGCATAGCCATGAAAGCTGTTTTTGACAATCCCAACAAGGTACTGCGTTCGGGTGGTTCTGCCAAGGTTATCCTAAGGCAGCACTACAGCGCAGCCCTTACAATTCCTATGGCCGCCGTTAAAGATATTCAGGACAAGTATTTCGTTTTTGTCTTAGATAAAACGAACAAGGTAAAGATGCGACCAGTTCAGATTGGCGAAAAAACGGGCAATAGGTACATTCTTAAATCGGGGTTAAAGGCTGGCGATAGAATAGCCGTGAGCAGCATTGACCAGCTTACCGAAAGCATGACAGTTGCACCACGTATGGTGGAAGATAAATTTTAA
- a CDS encoding efflux RND transporter permease subunit produces the protein MLKKIIDRPVQATVISIILVILGIVGLVRLPITRFPDVSPTTVVVTGSYPGGNSETVIRSVVTPLEEEINGVENMQYMKSTASNDGSFSITIIFKQGTNPDLAAVNVQNRVQQATAVLPQEVVRSGLTTSKQQNSMIMIFNIFTDDNSRYDELFLQNYANINLLPAIKRIPGVGQVQLFGVKDYSMRVWLDPQKMASYGLMPDEVTQAIASQSLEAAPGKLGEESKSALEYVIRYKGKKSLPQEYENIIVKHNGAKLVRLKDVARVEFGSISYGSDTKVNGKNGVTVAILQTSGSNANNVETGVRQEVEKASRSFPPGIMCNSVMSTKDRLDKAVGQVISTLIEAFILVVLVVLLFLKDIRSTLIPAIAVPVAIVGTFFFLLIFGFTINTLTLFALVLAIGIVVDDAIVVVEAVHSKMEKSAISAREATHSAMQNITGAIISITLVMAAVFIPIGFMTGSSGIFYKQFAYTLIIAIAISAVNALTLTPALCALLLKNKHAEGDNASTVNFRQRFFTAFNTSFNRLTNRYVYGVKYLTTKKWLSTGIIIGIVALASFLLVSTPRSFVPMEDDSMIMYNLSMPPGAGLERTREASKKIDKLLSDVEAIDNYSTITGFSMLSNGAGSSYAMGFIKLKEPQNRGTVKDIEAILAIISEKLATVKEGTTMAFRMPPVDGYGVTSGAELVLQDKYGKGLASLKSVADSTIAKIMQQPGVQSAYTMFRADYPQYQLDVDEDKASQMGVEVSKLLGTIQTYFSGDQSLNFTRFGKFYRVSIKADASSRTDENAFNQIFVRNESNIMVPVKSLVTLRKVYGPESVDRYNLFNAITINVSSNPGVSNGAIMDMLEKNVLEKLPSGYGYEWTGLSLEEKMAGSQTFLILLLSILFVYFLLAAQYESYLLPLAVLLSIPTGLIGAFLGIRAIGLDNNIYVQVGLIMLIGLLAKNAILIIEYAVQRRRAGLSILDSAISAARVRLRPIVMTSLAFIVGMLPLMRASGDMAASNKSISISAAMGMITGVGLGVLVIPLLYIVFQRIHERVSTKR, from the coding sequence ATGCTAAAAAAGATAATAGACAGGCCTGTACAGGCAACCGTAATATCCATTATACTGGTAATTCTGGGTATTGTAGGCCTCGTTCGTCTACCCATTACCCGATTCCCTGACGTTTCGCCTACCACCGTAGTGGTAACTGGTAGCTATCCAGGAGGGAACAGCGAAACCGTTATCCGGTCTGTAGTTACTCCCCTAGAGGAGGAGATAAATGGAGTCGAAAACATGCAGTACATGAAGTCTACGGCAAGTAACGACGGCTCATTCTCGATAACCATCATATTTAAGCAAGGAACCAACCCCGACTTGGCAGCCGTAAACGTACAAAATAGGGTACAACAAGCTACCGCCGTGCTACCGCAAGAAGTTGTTCGCTCGGGACTTACCACCTCCAAGCAGCAGAATAGCATGATAATGATCTTCAACATATTCACCGACGACAACTCGAGGTATGATGAGCTTTTTCTACAAAACTACGCGAATATAAACCTGCTGCCAGCCATTAAGCGCATCCCCGGAGTGGGACAAGTTCAGCTATTTGGCGTAAAGGATTACTCGATGCGGGTATGGTTAGATCCTCAAAAAATGGCAAGCTACGGGTTGATGCCCGACGAAGTTACGCAGGCCATTGCAAGCCAAAGCTTGGAGGCAGCCCCAGGGAAGCTTGGCGAAGAGTCGAAGTCGGCACTAGAATACGTAATACGCTATAAGGGAAAGAAAAGTTTGCCCCAAGAGTACGAGAACATCATTGTTAAGCACAATGGCGCTAAGCTGGTACGCCTTAAAGATGTAGCCCGGGTGGAGTTTGGCTCAATTAGCTATGGCAGCGACACAAAGGTGAATGGAAAAAATGGAGTTACCGTGGCTATACTACAAACATCTGGATCAAACGCCAACAACGTAGAGACAGGCGTACGGCAGGAGGTAGAAAAGGCTTCTCGCTCCTTTCCTCCGGGCATAATGTGTAACAGCGTAATGAGCACCAAAGACCGCCTCGACAAAGCTGTTGGACAGGTGATTTCGACCCTTATCGAAGCATTTATTCTGGTAGTGCTGGTTGTTCTTCTATTCCTAAAAGATATCCGATCAACCCTAATACCTGCAATTGCAGTACCCGTAGCAATAGTTGGAACCTTCTTCTTTCTTCTAATATTTGGTTTTACAATTAACACCCTCACCCTTTTTGCGCTGGTGCTAGCCATAGGTATTGTGGTAGACGATGCCATTGTGGTGGTCGAGGCTGTCCATAGCAAGATGGAAAAGTCGGCTATATCTGCCAGGGAAGCTACCCACAGCGCCATGCAAAACATTACTGGAGCAATCATTTCTATCACCCTTGTGATGGCAGCCGTGTTTATCCCCATTGGCTTTATGACAGGATCTTCGGGGATATTCTACAAGCAGTTTGCCTATACCCTGATTATAGCAATAGCGATATCAGCCGTTAACGCGCTAACCCTTACTCCCGCTCTCTGTGCCCTACTGCTTAAAAATAAGCATGCCGAAGGGGATAATGCTTCGACGGTTAACTTCAGACAGCGATTTTTTACGGCATTTAACACCAGCTTTAACAGGCTTACCAATAGGTATGTTTATGGGGTAAAATATCTTACCACAAAGAAATGGCTCAGCACGGGGATTATTATTGGCATCGTAGCGCTAGCTTCATTCCTGCTGGTAAGTACGCCCAGAAGCTTTGTACCCATGGAAGACGACAGCATGATAATGTACAACCTAAGCATGCCTCCTGGAGCTGGACTCGAACGCACCCGCGAAGCATCTAAAAAAATCGACAAGCTCCTATCCGATGTTGAGGCCATAGATAACTACTCTACCATAACTGGATTTAGCATGCTCTCCAATGGTGCAGGCTCGTCGTACGCTATGGGCTTTATCAAGCTGAAAGAGCCACAAAATAGAGGCACCGTGAAAGATATTGAAGCCATCCTAGCTATTATCTCCGAAAAGCTAGCCACGGTAAAAGAGGGTACAACCATGGCCTTTCGAATGCCTCCCGTTGATGGGTATGGGGTAACCAGTGGTGCAGAATTGGTCTTACAGGATAAGTATGGCAAGGGGTTAGCGTCGCTAAAATCGGTAGCGGATAGCACTATCGCCAAAATTATGCAGCAGCCAGGCGTACAATCGGCCTACACCATGTTTCGTGCCGACTACCCTCAATACCAGCTGGATGTTGACGAAGACAAGGCCAGCCAAATGGGCGTAGAGGTCAGCAAATTACTCGGCACCATACAAACCTACTTTTCGGGCGATCAGTCGCTTAACTTTACCCGATTTGGCAAATTTTACCGGGTAAGCATAAAAGCCGATGCCTCCTCGCGCACCGACGAAAATGCCTTTAACCAAATATTTGTCCGCAATGAAAGCAACATTATGGTTCCCGTTAAGTCGCTGGTTACCCTCCGTAAGGTATATGGGCCCGAATCGGTAGACCGCTACAACCTGTTTAATGCCATCACCATTAATGTTTCCTCGAACCCAGGGGTTAGTAATGGTGCAATTATGGATATGCTGGAGAAGAATGTGCTCGAGAAGCTTCCTTCGGGATACGGTTACGAGTGGACTGGCTTAAGCCTAGAAGAAAAAATGGCAGGAAGCCAAACTTTTCTCATCCTGCTGCTAAGTATTCTATTCGTGTACTTTCTTCTGGCTGCTCAATACGAAAGCTACCTGCTGCCTTTAGCCGTACTACTATCGATACCTACAGGACTTATTGGCGCATTTTTAGGTATTCGAGCAATCGGGCTAGATAACAATATCTATGTACAAGTAGGGCTTATAATGCTGATAGGGCTTTTGGCCAAAAATGCAATTCTGATTATAGAGTATGCCGTACAGCGTCGCAGAGCGGGCTTATCTATTCTGGATTCCGCAATAAGTGCGGCACGTGTAAGGTTACGCCCTATTGTTATGACATCTCTTGCCTTTATTGTCGGCATGCTTCCGCTCATGAGAGCATCTGGAGATATGGCTGCCAGCAATAAGTCCATTAGCATAAGCGCTGCTATGGGAATGATAACAGGTGTAGGGCTTGGGGTGCTTGTAATCCCCCTACTATATATTGTTTTTCAGCGGATCCACGAAAGGGTATCCACCAAACGTTAA
- a CDS encoding LytR/AlgR family response regulator transcription factor gives MIDRILIIEDEKLNSDRLLRFIDQLYPKSIVVGVLKSVAECVAWFTTNEQPSVVLMDVRLSDGLCFSIFEQVKVSCPIIFTTAYDEYALKAFKVNSVDYLLKPVDQDELKTAFAKIESQAATTQLLNLDGLLQALKPTEYRGRFLLPYKDGYKTIRIDDILYFYSELKITKAKLQDGKEETIPYTLEELEQQLNPKLFFRANRQFIVHIDAVVQLHNHFNGKLKVEIKKNPKIELVVSRDKANLFKAWLNF, from the coding sequence ATGATAGATAGAATTTTAATTATAGAAGATGAAAAGCTCAACTCCGACAGGTTGTTGCGCTTTATTGACCAGCTATATCCCAAGTCTATTGTGGTAGGTGTGCTGAAAAGCGTTGCCGAATGCGTTGCTTGGTTTACCACCAACGAGCAGCCTAGTGTAGTGCTCATGGATGTACGATTATCGGATGGTTTGTGCTTCAGCATCTTTGAACAAGTTAAAGTCAGCTGCCCCATAATTTTCACAACAGCCTACGACGAGTACGCCTTAAAGGCCTTTAAAGTTAACAGCGTTGACTACCTCCTAAAGCCTGTCGACCAAGATGAACTAAAAACTGCCTTCGCAAAAATAGAGTCGCAAGCGGCAACCACACAGCTGCTAAACCTTGATGGCTTGCTACAAGCCCTAAAGCCTACGGAGTACCGAGGCCGATTTTTACTACCCTACAAAGACGGCTATAAAACAATCCGTATCGACGACATCCTATACTTCTACTCCGAGCTCAAGATCACCAAGGCCAAGCTGCAGGATGGAAAGGAGGAGACAATTCCATACACCCTAGAAGAGCTGGAGCAGCAGCTCAACCCCAAGCTCTTCTTTAGGGCAAATCGCCAGTTTATAGTCCACATTGATGCTGTTGTACAGCTACACAACCACTTTAACGGCAAGCTAAAGGTCGAAATAAAGAAAAATCCCAAAATAGAACTGGTTGTAAGTAGAGACAAGGCAAACCTTTTTAAGGCTTGGCTCAATTTTTAA
- a CDS encoding sensor histidine kinase — translation MSSQNDTFLSDKGRRIIVVLLAFILLNLMSFLIDPYDKYWTTFFTKDQSIKIFDIISSLIFCILISESSVMISHKLNKRVPWTAHSGKRLALEITLNLLSVSLIVLISNYAWMLCYEAMGYSDIRNPISVEEIKGIIQWLMISFFIAFMIIGVNIGDYLIVSWKNTLLKAEKLDRALIESELQALKLQIDPHFMFNNLSVLSELILQDQQLGYTYAENFSKIYRYMLVNSRKDFIELKDELTFLKSYMFLIKQRIGDGVMFDIKIDAAAQELLILPLTLQLLVENAIKHNKTQKETPLKISIYNRGKKELAIQNTLLPIENVIDSMGIGLSNIVRRYSFLSNSQPTASKEDGMFIVRIPLISIANDR, via the coding sequence ATGAGTTCGCAAAATGATACTTTTTTAAGCGATAAAGGTAGACGCATAATAGTTGTCTTACTAGCGTTTATACTTCTCAACTTAATGTCTTTTTTGATTGATCCATACGATAAGTACTGGACAACTTTCTTTACTAAAGACCAATCCATAAAGATCTTTGATATAATATCTTCGCTCATTTTTTGTATTCTAATATCCGAATCGAGCGTAATGATTAGCCATAAGCTAAATAAACGGGTACCTTGGACTGCACACTCTGGCAAACGGCTAGCTTTAGAGATTACACTAAACTTACTTTCCGTATCTTTAATAGTACTGATAAGCAACTATGCCTGGATGCTATGCTACGAGGCAATGGGCTACTCCGACATTCGGAATCCAATTTCGGTTGAAGAGATTAAGGGCATTATACAGTGGTTGATGATAAGCTTTTTCATTGCCTTTATGATTATTGGCGTAAATATTGGCGACTACCTTATTGTAAGCTGGAAAAATACCCTACTAAAAGCGGAGAAGCTCGACAGGGCACTTATCGAATCGGAGCTACAGGCCCTAAAGCTACAAATCGATCCCCACTTCATGTTCAACAACCTAAGCGTGCTGTCCGAGCTAATTCTTCAAGACCAGCAGCTGGGTTACACCTACGCCGAAAACTTTTCCAAGATATACCGGTACATGCTCGTTAACTCTCGGAAAGACTTTATCGAGCTCAAAGACGAGCTCACCTTCCTCAAATCGTACATGTTTCTGATTAAACAACGAATTGGTGATGGCGTAATGTTTGATATCAAAATTGACGCAGCCGCGCAGGAGCTTCTTATTCTACCGCTCACCCTACAGCTGCTGGTCGAAAACGCCATTAAGCACAATAAGACACAAAAGGAAACGCCCCTAAAGATTAGCATCTACAACCGTGGAAAAAAGGAGCTAGCTATTCAAAACACCCTTTTACCCATCGAAAATGTCATCGACTCGATGGGCATTGGGCTTAGCAATATCGTTAGGCGGTATAGCTTTCTCTCAAACAGTCAGCCCACCGCTAGCAAAGAAGATGGTATGTTCATTGTAAGAATTCCGCTTATATCCATAGCTAATGATAGATAG